One region of Salvia miltiorrhiza cultivar Shanhuang (shh) chromosome 3, IMPLAD_Smil_shh, whole genome shotgun sequence genomic DNA includes:
- the LOC131016380 gene encoding uncharacterized protein LOC131016380 isoform X3 encodes MKTQSINKMEVSHIFYNSNPMAMDSTSEIGALIIEAAATGDLPTLWKIKKKVDDDQQFRRICDEYSDFSTGRNVLHHAAEVGHFDICRFLIKIVKVYINAWTYKRDTPLIEAAKGEHVKLVEYLIKQGASISSGNSKGYTALHYAVLKDNRELMKLLVIKGARIDADSMEGTPLQIASSRGNVEIVKFLLSHDAMPNLGYLVWESPLVCAIKSHSFECMDALLKVHRNHASYFIGFSPLSYAAKEGNARFLKSLLDAGADPNSPFTGHVKPIEDAALAHNRECVEILLPVTEPIEHYPEWTVDCIMEYCDSELAKTKREDVKSQCLTKLIEAAETAMDHKNYPYAVVHFTEAKILDPSNPKWASKRSVLHAHADRRLLALYDAEECVRLEPRFPDPHHGEGTDAAAQIFKALTSWWIFTTKKPLMHLARRRFVSFSQES; translated from the exons ATGAAGACACAATCTATAAATAAGATGGAAGTTTCTCACATATTCTACAACTCAAACCCCATGGCCATGGATTCTACTTCTGAAATTG GTGCACTGATAATTGAGGCTGCTGCTACTGGAGACCTCCCAACACTTTGGA AGATCAAAAAGAAGGTTGATGATGACCAACAGTTCCGGAGAATATGTGATGAATATAGCGACTTCTCCACTGGCCGGAATGTGTTGCATCACGCGGCTGAAGTCGGACATTTTGATATTTGCAGATTCTTGATTAAGATCGTCAAAGTTTATATTAATGCCTGGACTTACAAGa GGGATACTCCTCTGATAGAAGCTGCTAAAGGGGAACATGTTAAACTTGTGGAGTATCTCATCAAGCAAGGTGCTTCAATTAGTTCAGGGAATTCAAAGGGATACACTGCATTGCATTATGCAGTTCTAAAAG ATAACAGGGAGCTTATGAAATTGTTGGTGATAAAAGGTGCTCGTATAGATGCAGATTCTATGGAGGGAACACCTTTACAAATTGCATCATCTCGTGGAAATGTTGAGATTGTGAAGTTTCTGTTGTCTCATGACGCTATG CCAAATTTAGGTTATTTAGTTTGGGAGTCCCCTCTTGTATGTGCAATCAAATCTCACTCATTTGAATGCATGGATGCGCTGCTTAAG GTTCATCGTAACCACGCTAGTTATTTCATTGGGTTTAGTCCTTTGTCATATGCAGCAAAAGAAGGCAACGCAAGATTTCTTAAGTCTTTGCTTGATGCTGGAGCAGATCCAAATTCACCTTTCACA GGTCATGTGAAACCTATTGAGGATGCTGCTTTGGCACATAATCGTGAATGTGTTGAGATTTTGCTTCCAGTGACAGAACCAATAGAACATTATCCAGAATGGACTGTTGATTGCATAATGGAGTACTGTGATTCTGAACTAGCTAAAACAAAG AGAGAGGATGTTAAGAGTCAGTGCTTGACCAAACTAATTGAGGCAGCGGAAACTGCAATGGACCATAAGAATTACCCTTATGCAGTTGTACATTTTACAGAG GCTAAAATTCTTGATCCATCTAACCCAAAATGGGCATCAAAGCGGAGCGTGCTGCATGCACACGCGGATAGACGCCTTCTTGCTTTGTATGATGCTGAGGAATGCGTTAGACTCGAGCCACGCTTCCCCGACCCTCACCACGGAGAAGGCACCGATGCTGCAGCTCAGATATTCAAG GCCTTGACTTCATGGTGGattttcacaacaaaaaaaCCGCTGATGCATTTAG CCCGGAGGAGATTTGTGAGTTTTAGCCAAGAGTCATAA
- the LOC131016380 gene encoding uncharacterized protein LOC131016380 isoform X1 encodes MKTQSINKMEVSHIFYNSNPMAMDSTSEIGALIIEAAATGDLPTLWKIKKKVDDDQQFRRICDEYSDFSTGRNVLHHAAEVGHFDICRFLIKIVKVYINAWTYKRDTPLIEAAKGEHVKLVEYLIKQGASISSGNSKGYTALHYAVLKDNRELMKLLVIKGARIDADSMEGTPLQIASSRGNVEIVKFLLSHDAMPNLGYLVWESPLVCAIKSHSFECMDALLKVHRNHASYFIGFSPLSYAAKEGNARFLKSLLDAGADPNSPFTGHVKPIEDAALAHNRECVEILLPVTEPIEHYPEWTVDCIMEYCDSELAKTKREDVKSQCLTKLIEAAETAMDHKNYPYAVVHFTEAKILDPSNPKWASKRSVLHAHADRRLLALYDAEECVRLEPRFPDPHHGEGTDAAAQIFKYFFNAGLDFMVDFHNKKTADAFRIAFFDYFAWLYMMCSPEEICEF; translated from the exons ATGAAGACACAATCTATAAATAAGATGGAAGTTTCTCACATATTCTACAACTCAAACCCCATGGCCATGGATTCTACTTCTGAAATTG GTGCACTGATAATTGAGGCTGCTGCTACTGGAGACCTCCCAACACTTTGGA AGATCAAAAAGAAGGTTGATGATGACCAACAGTTCCGGAGAATATGTGATGAATATAGCGACTTCTCCACTGGCCGGAATGTGTTGCATCACGCGGCTGAAGTCGGACATTTTGATATTTGCAGATTCTTGATTAAGATCGTCAAAGTTTATATTAATGCCTGGACTTACAAGa GGGATACTCCTCTGATAGAAGCTGCTAAAGGGGAACATGTTAAACTTGTGGAGTATCTCATCAAGCAAGGTGCTTCAATTAGTTCAGGGAATTCAAAGGGATACACTGCATTGCATTATGCAGTTCTAAAAG ATAACAGGGAGCTTATGAAATTGTTGGTGATAAAAGGTGCTCGTATAGATGCAGATTCTATGGAGGGAACACCTTTACAAATTGCATCATCTCGTGGAAATGTTGAGATTGTGAAGTTTCTGTTGTCTCATGACGCTATG CCAAATTTAGGTTATTTAGTTTGGGAGTCCCCTCTTGTATGTGCAATCAAATCTCACTCATTTGAATGCATGGATGCGCTGCTTAAG GTTCATCGTAACCACGCTAGTTATTTCATTGGGTTTAGTCCTTTGTCATATGCAGCAAAAGAAGGCAACGCAAGATTTCTTAAGTCTTTGCTTGATGCTGGAGCAGATCCAAATTCACCTTTCACA GGTCATGTGAAACCTATTGAGGATGCTGCTTTGGCACATAATCGTGAATGTGTTGAGATTTTGCTTCCAGTGACAGAACCAATAGAACATTATCCAGAATGGACTGTTGATTGCATAATGGAGTACTGTGATTCTGAACTAGCTAAAACAAAG AGAGAGGATGTTAAGAGTCAGTGCTTGACCAAACTAATTGAGGCAGCGGAAACTGCAATGGACCATAAGAATTACCCTTATGCAGTTGTACATTTTACAGAG GCTAAAATTCTTGATCCATCTAACCCAAAATGGGCATCAAAGCGGAGCGTGCTGCATGCACACGCGGATAGACGCCTTCTTGCTTTGTATGATGCTGAGGAATGCGTTAGACTCGAGCCACGCTTCCCCGACCCTCACCACGGAGAAGGCACCGATGCTGCAGCTCAGATATTCAAG TACTTCTTCAATGCAGGCCTTGACTTCATGGTGGattttcacaacaaaaaaaCCGCTGATGCATTTAG AATTGCTTTCTTTGATTACTTTGCTTGGTTGTATATGATGTGCAGCCCGGAGGAGATTTGTGAGTTTTAG
- the LOC131016380 gene encoding uncharacterized protein LOC131016380 isoform X4, which translates to MKTQSINKMEVSHIFYNSNPMAMDSTSEIGALIIEAAATGDLPTLWKIKKKVDDDQQFRRICDEYSDFSTGRNVLHHAAEVGHFDICRFLIKIVKVYINAWTYKRDTPLIEAAKGEHVKLVEYLIKQGASISSGNSKGYTALHYAVLKDNRELMKLLVIKGARIDADSMEGTPLQIASSRGNVEIVKFLLSHDAMPNLGYLVWESPLVCAIKSHSFECMDALLKVHRNHASYFIGFSPLSYAAKEGNARFLKSLLDAGADPNSPFTGHVKPIEDAALAHNRECVEILLPVTEPIEHYPEWTVDCIMEYCDSELAKTKREDVKSQCLTKLIEAAETAMDHKNYPYAVVHFTEAKILDPSNPKWASKRSVLHAHADRRLLALYDAEECVRLEPRFPDPHHGEGTDAAAQIFKALTSWWIFTTKKPLMHLELLSLITLLGCI; encoded by the exons ATGAAGACACAATCTATAAATAAGATGGAAGTTTCTCACATATTCTACAACTCAAACCCCATGGCCATGGATTCTACTTCTGAAATTG GTGCACTGATAATTGAGGCTGCTGCTACTGGAGACCTCCCAACACTTTGGA AGATCAAAAAGAAGGTTGATGATGACCAACAGTTCCGGAGAATATGTGATGAATATAGCGACTTCTCCACTGGCCGGAATGTGTTGCATCACGCGGCTGAAGTCGGACATTTTGATATTTGCAGATTCTTGATTAAGATCGTCAAAGTTTATATTAATGCCTGGACTTACAAGa GGGATACTCCTCTGATAGAAGCTGCTAAAGGGGAACATGTTAAACTTGTGGAGTATCTCATCAAGCAAGGTGCTTCAATTAGTTCAGGGAATTCAAAGGGATACACTGCATTGCATTATGCAGTTCTAAAAG ATAACAGGGAGCTTATGAAATTGTTGGTGATAAAAGGTGCTCGTATAGATGCAGATTCTATGGAGGGAACACCTTTACAAATTGCATCATCTCGTGGAAATGTTGAGATTGTGAAGTTTCTGTTGTCTCATGACGCTATG CCAAATTTAGGTTATTTAGTTTGGGAGTCCCCTCTTGTATGTGCAATCAAATCTCACTCATTTGAATGCATGGATGCGCTGCTTAAG GTTCATCGTAACCACGCTAGTTATTTCATTGGGTTTAGTCCTTTGTCATATGCAGCAAAAGAAGGCAACGCAAGATTTCTTAAGTCTTTGCTTGATGCTGGAGCAGATCCAAATTCACCTTTCACA GGTCATGTGAAACCTATTGAGGATGCTGCTTTGGCACATAATCGTGAATGTGTTGAGATTTTGCTTCCAGTGACAGAACCAATAGAACATTATCCAGAATGGACTGTTGATTGCATAATGGAGTACTGTGATTCTGAACTAGCTAAAACAAAG AGAGAGGATGTTAAGAGTCAGTGCTTGACCAAACTAATTGAGGCAGCGGAAACTGCAATGGACCATAAGAATTACCCTTATGCAGTTGTACATTTTACAGAG GCTAAAATTCTTGATCCATCTAACCCAAAATGGGCATCAAAGCGGAGCGTGCTGCATGCACACGCGGATAGACGCCTTCTTGCTTTGTATGATGCTGAGGAATGCGTTAGACTCGAGCCACGCTTCCCCGACCCTCACCACGGAGAAGGCACCGATGCTGCAGCTCAGATATTCAAG GCCTTGACTTCATGGTGGattttcacaacaaaaaaaCCGCTGATGCATTTAG AATTGCTTTCTTTGATTACTTTGCTTGGTTGTATATGA
- the LOC131016380 gene encoding uncharacterized protein LOC131016380 isoform X2 — protein sequence MKTQSINKMEVSHIFYNSNPMAMDSTSEIGALIIEAAATGDLPTLWKIKKKVDDDQQFRRICDEYSDFSTGRNVLHHAAEVGHFDICRFLIKIVKVYINAWTYKRDTPLIEAAKGEHVKLVEYLIKQGASISSGNSKGYTALHYAVLKDNRELMKLLVIKGARIDADSMEGTPLQIASSRGNVEIVKFLLSHDAMPNLGYLVWESPLVCAIKSHSFECMDALLKVHRNHASYFIGFSPLSYAAKEGNARFLKSLLDAGADPNSPFTGHVKPIEDAALAHNRECVEILLPVTEPIEHYPEWTVDCIMEYCDSELAKTKREDVKSQCLTKLIEAAETAMDHKNYPYAVVHFTEAKILDPSNPKWASKRSVLHAHADRRLLALYDAEECVRLEPRFPDPHHGEGTDAAAQIFKYFFNAGLDFMVDFHNKKTADAFSPEEICEF from the exons ATGAAGACACAATCTATAAATAAGATGGAAGTTTCTCACATATTCTACAACTCAAACCCCATGGCCATGGATTCTACTTCTGAAATTG GTGCACTGATAATTGAGGCTGCTGCTACTGGAGACCTCCCAACACTTTGGA AGATCAAAAAGAAGGTTGATGATGACCAACAGTTCCGGAGAATATGTGATGAATATAGCGACTTCTCCACTGGCCGGAATGTGTTGCATCACGCGGCTGAAGTCGGACATTTTGATATTTGCAGATTCTTGATTAAGATCGTCAAAGTTTATATTAATGCCTGGACTTACAAGa GGGATACTCCTCTGATAGAAGCTGCTAAAGGGGAACATGTTAAACTTGTGGAGTATCTCATCAAGCAAGGTGCTTCAATTAGTTCAGGGAATTCAAAGGGATACACTGCATTGCATTATGCAGTTCTAAAAG ATAACAGGGAGCTTATGAAATTGTTGGTGATAAAAGGTGCTCGTATAGATGCAGATTCTATGGAGGGAACACCTTTACAAATTGCATCATCTCGTGGAAATGTTGAGATTGTGAAGTTTCTGTTGTCTCATGACGCTATG CCAAATTTAGGTTATTTAGTTTGGGAGTCCCCTCTTGTATGTGCAATCAAATCTCACTCATTTGAATGCATGGATGCGCTGCTTAAG GTTCATCGTAACCACGCTAGTTATTTCATTGGGTTTAGTCCTTTGTCATATGCAGCAAAAGAAGGCAACGCAAGATTTCTTAAGTCTTTGCTTGATGCTGGAGCAGATCCAAATTCACCTTTCACA GGTCATGTGAAACCTATTGAGGATGCTGCTTTGGCACATAATCGTGAATGTGTTGAGATTTTGCTTCCAGTGACAGAACCAATAGAACATTATCCAGAATGGACTGTTGATTGCATAATGGAGTACTGTGATTCTGAACTAGCTAAAACAAAG AGAGAGGATGTTAAGAGTCAGTGCTTGACCAAACTAATTGAGGCAGCGGAAACTGCAATGGACCATAAGAATTACCCTTATGCAGTTGTACATTTTACAGAG GCTAAAATTCTTGATCCATCTAACCCAAAATGGGCATCAAAGCGGAGCGTGCTGCATGCACACGCGGATAGACGCCTTCTTGCTTTGTATGATGCTGAGGAATGCGTTAGACTCGAGCCACGCTTCCCCGACCCTCACCACGGAGAAGGCACCGATGCTGCAGCTCAGATATTCAAG TACTTCTTCAATGCAGGCCTTGACTTCATGGTGGattttcacaacaaaaaaaCCGCTGATGCATTTAG CCCGGAGGAGATTTGTGAGTTTTAG